The region TGAACCGCTTCGTGGCTCTTGAACTTCTCCGTGACCGACCGGACAATTTTAAATTCCCAGTCTTTGAGGTCGTCGTTATTGTAATTTGTCAAGCGTTCCTCCTCTTCCTGAAGACGCCTTTTCTTTTTCGCTGCCGCAGCTGCGGCAATCGCTCCACCAGTTACTGCTACTGACATATTTCACGTCCTCCTTGTCTGCAAATATTACGCAGAACAAGCAAGTTTATTCAACCAAATCGCCACACTCCAAGAGTGTTTACTCCTCCCCGTCCTGTTCCTTCTCTACGACAGCTTCCTCCACCGGCATCATACCCAGGGCTTGCTGGACTTTCGTATCGACTTCGGCGTAGATCTCGGGGTTGGACTCAAGGAAATTGCGAGAGTTCTCACGGCCCTGTCCCAATCGGTCGGAACCGTATGAGAACCACGAACCGGACTTGTCGATG is a window of Candidatus Zixiibacteriota bacterium DNA encoding:
- a CDS encoding DNA recombination/repair protein RecA; protein product: VRVVKNKVAPPFREAEFDIIYGKGVSRTGELLDMAVNNDIIDKSGSWFSYGSDRLGQGRENSRNFLESNPEIYAEVDTKVQQALGMMPVEEAVVEKEQDGEE